One window from the genome of Spiractinospora alimapuensis encodes:
- a CDS encoding tyrosine-protein phosphatase: MVGITAPPAHQIELDGAENVRDIGGYPTLSGMRIRQETVYRGDALNELSHSDVKRLSRLGLKSVIDLRSDEEWEINGPDILPAAVEVHRVPIRLGDVAAFYALIDGGDTEAQREALGPGRAEQVMLAMYRGFVTERLHRIQFGEAFRLLADENNLPALVHSTAGSDRVGWFFAVVMSVLGVQRDLIVRDYLISNDMHQHSYELLYRGLADSGRMKEPFLLRPVLRQSQEYLRAGFEATERRYNGVSQYIRNGFDLDDGRILKLRQLLLEPDPGQMRPRLVK; encoded by the coding sequence ATGGTGGGAATCACGGCGCCGCCGGCGCACCAGATCGAGCTGGACGGTGCGGAGAACGTCCGCGACATCGGCGGGTACCCGACGCTCAGCGGGATGCGGATACGCCAGGAAACCGTCTACCGGGGCGACGCGCTGAACGAGCTCTCCCACTCCGACGTCAAACGACTGTCCCGGCTGGGGCTGAAGAGCGTGATCGACCTCCGCTCCGACGAGGAGTGGGAGATCAACGGGCCCGATATCCTCCCCGCCGCCGTGGAGGTCCACCGGGTGCCGATCAGGCTCGGCGACGTGGCGGCCTTCTACGCGCTGATCGACGGTGGCGACACCGAGGCACAGCGCGAAGCCCTGGGGCCGGGCCGTGCGGAACAGGTCATGCTGGCGATGTACCGAGGCTTCGTCACCGAACGCCTCCATCGCATCCAGTTCGGCGAGGCCTTCCGCCTCCTCGCCGACGAGAACAACCTTCCCGCCCTCGTCCACTCCACCGCCGGCAGCGACCGGGTGGGATGGTTCTTCGCCGTCGTGATGAGCGTCCTCGGCGTCCAACGTGACCTGATCGTCCGCGACTACCTCATCAGCAACGACATGCACCAGCACTCCTACGAGCTCCTCTACCGTGGCCTCGCCGACAGCGGCCGCATGAAGGAGCCCTTCCTCCTCCGCCCCGTCCTCCGCCAAAGCCAGGAGTACCTCCGCGCCGGCTTCGAAGCCACCGAACGCCGCTACAACGGCGTCTCCCAGTACATCCGCAACGGCTTCGACCTCGACGACGGCCGCATCCTCAAACTCCGCCAGCTCCTGTTGGAACCCGACCCCGGCCAGATGCGGCCCCGACTGGTGAAGTGA
- a CDS encoding fumarylacetoacetate hydrolase family protein: MRIARFSSGDDVGFGVVDSESEGGPHILRLSGHPLLGESRPTGDRAALEDVRLLSPVLPSKVVCIGKNYRDHVAEMSDITGEGTAEPAVFLKPSTAVVGTGDPVFYPDVSSHVDYEGELAIVISRVCREVPPERAHDVIFGYTCANDITARDLQRSDTQWTRAKGFDSFCPIGPWVETGLTIEEASDLRITTTVGQEVRQDGRTSQLIHGIRDVIAYVTSFMTLLPGDVILTGTPAGVGPVTPGQRVTVTIEGVGELTNAITTRE; this comes from the coding sequence TTGCGCATTGCGAGGTTTTCATCAGGAGACGACGTCGGTTTTGGCGTTGTTGACTCCGAGTCGGAGGGCGGACCACACATCCTCCGCCTGAGCGGACACCCCCTGCTGGGCGAGTCCCGACCCACCGGGGACCGGGCCGCCCTGGAGGACGTGCGGCTCCTGTCGCCGGTCCTGCCCAGCAAGGTGGTCTGCATCGGGAAGAACTACCGAGACCACGTCGCCGAGATGAGCGACATCACCGGGGAGGGGACCGCGGAGCCGGCCGTCTTCCTCAAGCCGTCCACGGCCGTGGTGGGGACGGGCGATCCGGTCTTCTATCCGGACGTCAGCTCCCACGTGGACTACGAAGGGGAACTGGCGATCGTCATCAGCCGGGTGTGTCGCGAGGTTCCTCCCGAACGCGCCCACGATGTGATCTTCGGCTACACCTGTGCCAACGACATCACCGCGCGCGACCTCCAGCGCAGCGACACACAGTGGACACGCGCCAAGGGGTTCGACTCCTTCTGTCCGATCGGACCCTGGGTGGAGACCGGGCTGACCATCGAGGAGGCGAGCGACCTTCGGATCACCACCACGGTGGGGCAGGAAGTCCGCCAGGACGGGCGTACGTCGCAGCTCATCCACGGCATCCGTGACGTCATCGCGTACGTGACGTCGTTCATGACGCTGCTCCCCGGCGACGTCATCCTGACCGGGACCCCCGCGGGCGTCGGACCCGTCACGCCGGGCCAGCGCGTCACGGTCACGATCGAGGGGGTGGGGGAGCTCACCAACGCGATCACGACCCGGGAATGA
- a CDS encoding PQQ-dependent sugar dehydrogenase, translating into MRYRHHAGLLATGAFLLMACSGEDDADAPPEERAESEGQQPRDPGTPEIVARDLEVPWGIGFLPDGDALVTERDSGRVLRVGADGATQEIDTLDDVHAEGEGGLMGIAVSPQFTSDANVYLYYTTEDDNRVVRASYDEDDGLGDLEVVLEGIPNAGNHNGGRIAFGPDDALYVGTGDAGDEALAQDESSLGGKILRVGLDGAPAAGNPFDNEVYTLGHRNVQGLAWNGDTLFATEFGPDVDDEVNMPEAGGNYGWPEMTGVAGDPEFIDPVITWEDVSEASPSGAAVAGDALWVAALRGERLWRAPLAGEVGAPGEPEDFFTGEYGRLRTVVPTPEGNALWVATSNTDGRGDPNDEDDVILRIPLN; encoded by the coding sequence ATGCGCTACCGCCACCACGCCGGCCTGCTCGCGACCGGCGCGTTCCTCCTTATGGCGTGCTCCGGCGAGGACGACGCCGACGCGCCTCCCGAGGAGAGAGCGGAGAGCGAGGGCCAGCAGCCACGGGACCCCGGAACACCGGAGATCGTCGCCCGGGACCTCGAGGTGCCCTGGGGGATCGGTTTCCTTCCCGACGGGGACGCGCTGGTGACGGAACGCGACTCCGGTCGTGTGCTGCGTGTGGGGGCGGACGGCGCCACCCAGGAGATCGACACCCTCGACGACGTCCACGCCGAGGGTGAGGGCGGACTGATGGGGATCGCGGTCTCGCCACAGTTCACCTCCGACGCCAACGTCTACCTCTACTACACGACGGAGGACGACAACCGCGTCGTGCGCGCCTCCTACGACGAGGACGACGGCCTGGGCGACCTGGAGGTGGTCCTCGAGGGGATCCCCAACGCTGGGAACCACAACGGCGGGCGCATCGCCTTCGGCCCCGACGACGCGCTCTACGTCGGAACGGGCGACGCCGGAGACGAGGCCCTGGCGCAAGACGAGTCCTCGCTGGGCGGCAAGATCCTGCGGGTCGGCCTGGACGGTGCCCCGGCGGCGGGAAACCCGTTCGACAACGAGGTCTACACACTCGGTCACCGCAACGTGCAGGGTCTGGCGTGGAACGGGGACACCCTCTTCGCCACCGAGTTCGGCCCGGACGTCGACGACGAGGTCAACATGCCCGAAGCCGGCGGCAACTACGGATGGCCGGAGATGACCGGGGTCGCCGGCGACCCCGAGTTCATCGACCCGGTGATCACATGGGAGGACGTCTCCGAGGCGTCCCCCAGCGGGGCGGCGGTGGCGGGCGACGCGTTGTGGGTCGCGGCGCTACGGGGTGAGCGGCTCTGGCGTGCCCCCCTGGCCGGCGAGGTGGGTGCGCCGGGGGAGCCGGAGGACTTCTTCACTGGCGAGTACGGGCGGCTGCGCACCGTCGTCCCCACCCCTGAGGGCAACGCGCTGTGGGTGGCCACGAGTAACACCGACGGCCGGGGCGACCCCAACGACGAGGACGACGTCATCCTGCGCATCCCGTTGAACTGA
- a CDS encoding SCO5555 family protein, with product MTRRARSEPPADPEFYEDLAERLRVAHRLAESLPERVRIVVIRRLLVVGESIKRDPWRASERLELLLAELRSQAEDPPTH from the coding sequence GTGACACGCCGGGCGCGCTCTGAACCTCCTGCGGATCCGGAGTTTTACGAAGATTTGGCAGAACGGCTCCGGGTCGCGCATCGATTGGCGGAGTCACTGCCAGAGCGAGTCCGGATTGTTGTCATTCGTAGGCTTTTGGTGGTGGGTGAATCCATCAAAAGAGACCCATGGCGGGCTTCGGAACGCTTGGAGCTCCTCTTGGCTGAGCTCCGTTCGCAGGCAGAAGACCCGCCGACACACTGA
- a CDS encoding DUF3152 domain-containing protein, protein MASARRARQRGSRRRRLDASSPVLPLGLAAVAAALGVLTLFTPPTSEVFPPSGEGEGSIPSPSPEPNVDENAEVPPEDEEVDDSDKPVLLRSVVEEVDSASGDLTVVPGEGEKSGDGPLNRYAVEFEDGLPGEPEDFADAVEEILSDPRSWGGENDEMSFQRVDEGPVDFRVALSSPETTDRLCAPLSTNGQLSCHQGGRATINQNRWVSGVEHFDDDIETYRTYVINHEVGHALGHGHVNCPGEGEVAPVMQQQTISLDGCEANGWVNP, encoded by the coding sequence GTGGCCTCCGCGCGCCGTGCGAGGCAGCGGGGTTCGCGGCGCAGACGCCTGGACGCCAGCTCCCCCGTCCTGCCGCTCGGGCTCGCGGCCGTGGCCGCCGCGCTGGGCGTCCTCACCCTGTTCACTCCCCCGACCAGTGAAGTGTTTCCGCCCAGCGGCGAGGGCGAGGGGTCGATCCCGTCCCCGTCGCCCGAGCCCAACGTGGACGAGAACGCCGAAGTGCCTCCCGAGGACGAGGAGGTCGACGACAGCGACAAACCCGTGCTCCTTCGCTCCGTCGTGGAGGAGGTGGACTCCGCCAGTGGCGATCTGACGGTGGTGCCGGGCGAGGGCGAGAAGTCCGGCGACGGACCCCTCAACCGCTATGCGGTGGAGTTCGAGGACGGGCTCCCCGGCGAGCCGGAGGACTTCGCCGACGCCGTGGAGGAGATCCTCAGCGATCCGCGTAGCTGGGGTGGCGAGAACGACGAGATGTCCTTCCAGCGGGTGGACGAGGGGCCCGTCGACTTCCGGGTCGCGCTCTCCTCGCCGGAGACCACCGACCGACTCTGCGCGCCGCTGAGCACCAACGGGCAGTTGTCCTGCCACCAGGGCGGCCGGGCCACGATCAACCAGAACCGGTGGGTGTCGGGGGTCGAGCACTTCGACGACGACATCGAGACCTACCGCACCTACGTGATCAACCACGAGGTCGGCCACGCGTTGGGGCACGGTCACGTGAACTGCCCCGGCGAGGGGGAAGTGGCCCCGGTGATGCAGCAGCAGACGATCAGCCTGGACGGCTGCGAGGCCAACGGGTGGGTGAACCCTTGA
- a CDS encoding HU family DNA-binding protein, producing MNKRELIDAISDRLGDKKSATEAVNAVLDTIQKTVASGDKVAITGFGVFEKSERAARTARNPATGAPINVPRSFVPKFRAGADFKSLVNGGK from the coding sequence ATGAACAAGCGTGAGCTGATTGACGCAATCTCCGACCGGCTCGGAGACAAGAAATCCGCCACCGAGGCGGTCAACGCCGTGCTGGACACGATCCAGAAGACGGTTGCGTCCGGAGACAAGGTAGCCATCACCGGCTTCGGCGTCTTCGAGAAGTCCGAGCGGGCTGCCCGTACGGCGCGCAACCCTGCCACCGGGGCACCGATCAACGTCCCGCGGAGCTTCGTCCCGAAGTTCCGTGCGGGTGCTGACTTCAAGTCCCTGGTGAACGGCGGGAAGTAG
- the leuC gene encoding 3-isopropylmalate dehydratase large subunit: MARTMAEKVWEEHVVRRADGEPDLLYIDLHLVHEVTSPQAFEGLRLSGRPVRRPDLTVATEDHNVPTENILGPIADKVSRTQIETLRKNASEFGVRLFPMGDIDQGIVHVVGPQMGLTQPGMTIVCGDSHTSTHGAFGALAFGIGTSQVEHVLATQTLPMAPFKTMAVTVNGSLPDGVAAKDIILAVIAKIGTGGGQGYVIEYRGQAIRELSMEARMTVCNMSIEAGARAGMIAPDQTTFDYVQGRPHAPTGTDWDAAVAHWESLRSDDDAEFDHEVVLDASELSPFVTWGTNPGQGLPLDSQVPDPSAMTDATERAAAEKALEYMDLTPGTPLRDIKVDTVFLGSCTNGRIEDLRTAAEILRGRTVADDVRMLVVPGSMRVKEQANEEGLDQVFIAAGAEWREAGCSMCLGMNPDQLKPGERSASTSNRNFEGRQGKGGRTHLVSPLVAAATAVTGRLSSPADL; encoded by the coding sequence ATGGCTCGCACGATGGCCGAGAAGGTCTGGGAGGAGCACGTCGTCCGACGTGCGGACGGAGAACCCGACCTGCTCTACATTGACCTGCACCTCGTGCACGAGGTCACCAGCCCTCAGGCATTCGAAGGACTGCGGCTCTCCGGCAGGCCGGTGCGCCGCCCCGATCTCACGGTCGCGACCGAGGACCACAACGTCCCCACCGAGAACATTCTCGGCCCGATCGCCGACAAGGTGTCGCGCACCCAGATCGAGACGCTACGCAAGAACGCCTCGGAGTTCGGCGTGCGCCTCTTCCCGATGGGTGACATCGACCAGGGCATCGTCCACGTGGTGGGCCCGCAGATGGGGCTCACCCAGCCGGGGATGACCATCGTCTGCGGGGACAGCCACACCAGCACCCACGGCGCGTTCGGCGCGTTGGCGTTCGGCATCGGCACCAGCCAGGTCGAGCACGTGCTGGCGACGCAGACCCTGCCGATGGCCCCGTTCAAGACGATGGCCGTCACCGTCAACGGCAGCCTTCCCGACGGTGTCGCGGCGAAGGACATCATCCTCGCCGTCATCGCCAAGATCGGCACCGGTGGCGGACAGGGCTACGTCATCGAGTACCGGGGCCAGGCCATCCGCGAGCTCTCCATGGAGGCGCGGATGACGGTCTGCAACATGTCGATCGAGGCCGGTGCCCGTGCGGGCATGATCGCCCCCGACCAGACCACCTTCGACTACGTCCAGGGACGCCCCCACGCGCCCACCGGCACCGACTGGGACGCGGCCGTGGCGCACTGGGAGAGCCTGCGCAGCGACGACGACGCGGAGTTCGACCACGAGGTCGTCCTGGACGCCTCCGAGCTCAGCCCCTTCGTCACCTGGGGCACCAACCCCGGCCAGGGCCTTCCGCTGGACAGCCAGGTGCCCGACCCCTCCGCGATGACCGACGCCACCGAGCGCGCCGCGGCGGAGAAGGCGCTGGAGTACATGGACCTCACGCCCGGCACGCCCCTGCGTGACATCAAGGTCGACACCGTGTTCCTCGGCTCCTGCACCAACGGCCGGATCGAGGACCTGCGCACGGCGGCCGAGATCCTCCGTGGCCGCACCGTGGCCGACGACGTCCGCATGCTGGTCGTCCCCGGCTCCATGCGCGTCAAGGAGCAGGCCAACGAGGAGGGCCTGGACCAGGTGTTCATCGCGGCGGGTGCGGAGTGGCGCGAGGCGGGCTGCTCCATGTGCCTGGGCATGAACCCCGACCAGCTCAAGCCGGGGGAGCGCAGCGCGTCGACCTCCAACCGCAACTTCGAGGGCCGACAGGGCAAGGGCGGACGCACCCACCTCGTCTCACCGCTCGTCGCCGCGGCGACCGCCGTGACCGGCCGTCTTTCCTCGCCCGCCGACCTGTGA
- the cimA gene encoding citramalate synthase, with the protein MLRDSFHVFDTTLRDGAQREGITLTVADKLQIAALLDDFGVGFIEGGWPGSNPKDTEFFQRASAELDLRHAQLVAFGSTRRAGSDVADDPQVAALRDSGAPVVTLVAKSDDRHVERALRTTLDENLAMIADTVAYLRSGGQRVFVDCEHFFDGYRHNAEYAVRVVRTAAEAGADVVVLCDTNGGMLPNDIETIVTEVQAATGARLGIHAQDDSGCAVANTLAAVDGGATHVQCTVNGYGERVGNANLFSVTAALVLKRDMPVLPEGCLAEMSRVSQAVAEIVNITPGTHQPYVGVSAFAHKAGLHASAIKVDPDLYQHIDPTLVGNTMRMLVSDMAGRASIELKAKELGYDLSGSREHVGALVERVKSMELAGYSFEAADASLELLVREQLGEQTEFFEVESWRAITEMGSSEASSSEATVKLRVKGERVATVGEGNGPVNALDDALRRALEVVYPELAALELVDYKVRILEGSSGTGAVTRVLVESSDGEGEWTTVGVGANVIEASWVALNQAVNYFLFRRGHAQV; encoded by the coding sequence ATGCTTCGAGACAGTTTCCACGTATTCGACACCACGCTGCGTGACGGGGCGCAACGTGAGGGGATCACCCTCACGGTCGCGGACAAGCTCCAGATCGCGGCGTTGCTCGACGACTTCGGGGTGGGATTCATCGAGGGCGGCTGGCCGGGCTCGAACCCGAAGGACACGGAGTTCTTCCAGCGGGCGTCGGCGGAGTTGGACCTTCGGCACGCGCAGTTGGTGGCGTTCGGTTCGACGCGGCGGGCCGGGAGCGACGTCGCGGACGATCCGCAGGTGGCGGCACTGCGAGACTCGGGGGCGCCGGTGGTGACCCTCGTCGCCAAGAGCGATGACCGTCACGTGGAGCGCGCACTGCGCACCACGTTGGACGAGAATCTCGCCATGATCGCCGACACGGTCGCGTACCTGCGATCGGGTGGCCAGCGCGTGTTCGTCGACTGCGAGCACTTCTTCGACGGCTACCGCCACAACGCCGAGTACGCGGTGCGGGTCGTCCGCACGGCCGCGGAGGCCGGTGCCGACGTCGTGGTCCTGTGCGACACCAACGGCGGCATGCTGCCCAACGACATCGAGACGATCGTCACCGAGGTCCAGGCGGCCACCGGTGCACGCCTGGGGATCCACGCCCAGGACGACAGCGGGTGCGCCGTGGCCAACACCCTGGCCGCGGTGGACGGCGGAGCGACGCACGTGCAGTGCACGGTGAACGGCTACGGCGAGCGGGTGGGCAACGCGAACCTGTTCTCCGTGACCGCGGCGCTGGTCCTCAAGCGGGACATGCCGGTACTGCCCGAGGGGTGCCTGGCGGAGATGTCGCGCGTGTCCCAGGCCGTCGCCGAGATCGTGAACATCACCCCCGGAACGCACCAGCCCTACGTGGGAGTGTCGGCGTTCGCCCACAAGGCCGGGCTGCACGCCTCCGCGATCAAGGTCGACCCCGACCTCTACCAGCACATCGACCCCACCCTCGTGGGCAACACCATGCGGATGCTGGTCTCGGACATGGCCGGCCGGGCATCGATCGAGCTGAAGGCCAAGGAACTCGGCTACGACCTGTCCGGAAGCCGGGAACACGTCGGCGCCCTTGTCGAGCGAGTCAAGTCGATGGAGCTCGCCGGCTACAGCTTCGAGGCCGCCGACGCCTCACTGGAGCTGCTGGTGCGAGAACAGCTCGGTGAGCAGACCGAGTTCTTCGAGGTGGAGTCGTGGCGCGCCATCACCGAGATGGGCAGCTCCGAGGCCAGCTCCAGCGAGGCCACGGTCAAGCTGCGGGTGAAGGGCGAGCGGGTCGCCACGGTCGGCGAGGGCAACGGGCCCGTCAACGCGCTGGACGACGCGCTGCGACGCGCGCTCGAGGTGGTCTATCCGGAACTGGCCGCCCTGGAGCTCGTCGACTACAAGGTGCGGATCCTGGAGGGGTCCTCGGGCACCGGTGCGGTGACGCGCGTCCTGGTGGAGTCCAGTGACGGCGAGGGCGAGTGGACGACGGTGGGTGTGGGCGCCAACGTGATCGAGGCGTCGTGGGTCGCCCTCAACCAGGCGGTCAACTACTTCCTGTTCCGCCGGGGGCACGCCCAGGTGTGA
- a CDS encoding antibiotic biosynthesis monooxygenase family protein, with protein sequence MSVVKFNVLSVPEGAGSGLEERFAKRAGLVEQADGFEEFQLLRPVEGTDKYLVYTRWRDEESFQTWLKGQRFAQGHAQASSDASASGPAATSSELWGFEVVQHVRPAHK encoded by the coding sequence ATGTCAGTCGTCAAGTTCAACGTCCTCTCGGTGCCGGAGGGCGCTGGGAGCGGCTTGGAGGAGCGTTTCGCCAAGCGCGCGGGGCTCGTGGAACAGGCCGACGGGTTCGAGGAGTTCCAGTTGCTGCGGCCGGTCGAGGGCACCGACAAGTACCTGGTGTACACGCGGTGGCGGGACGAGGAGTCCTTCCAGACGTGGCTGAAGGGCCAGCGGTTCGCGCAGGGCCACGCCCAGGCCTCCAGCGACGCCTCGGCTTCGGGGCCGGCCGCGACCAGCTCGGAGCTGTGGGGCTTCGAGGTCGTCCAACACGTTCGGCCCGCGCACAAGTGA
- a CDS encoding IclR family transcriptional regulator codes for MAVLSALESGPASLSRLVRVTGLSRPTAHRLAVALERHRMVARDSQGNFTLGPRLEELSGAGGADRLLSIAQPVLVQLRDLTGESAQLYRRQDDVRVCVAAAERSSGLRDTVPVGSELPMTAGSAAQILLAWEDSDRIRRGLRGSHFDATTLAQVRRRRWAQSVGEREQGVASVSAPVTGPGGKAIAAVSVSGPIERLTRSPGRLHAQAVVSAAERISERLRLD; via the coding sequence ATGGCGGTGCTGTCGGCACTGGAATCCGGCCCCGCCTCGCTGTCACGATTGGTGCGGGTCACGGGGTTGTCCCGTCCCACGGCGCACCGTCTCGCCGTCGCGCTGGAACGCCATCGCATGGTCGCCCGGGACAGCCAGGGCAACTTCACTCTCGGACCTCGGTTGGAGGAACTCTCGGGAGCGGGCGGCGCGGATCGGCTATTGTCCATCGCCCAGCCCGTCCTCGTCCAACTGCGGGACCTGACCGGCGAGAGCGCGCAGCTGTACCGACGCCAGGACGACGTCCGCGTCTGCGTCGCCGCCGCCGAGCGCTCCAGTGGCCTCCGTGACACGGTCCCCGTCGGCAGCGAGCTCCCCATGACCGCCGGCTCCGCCGCGCAGATCCTCCTCGCGTGGGAGGACAGTGACCGCATCCGCCGCGGCCTACGTGGGTCCCACTTCGACGCCACGACCCTGGCCCAGGTCCGTCGCCGCCGCTGGGCCCAAAGCGTCGGCGAACGCGAACAGGGTGTCGCCTCGGTGTCCGCGCCCGTCACGGGCCCGGGAGGCAAAGCCATCGCCGCGGTGTCCGTCTCCGGCCCCATAGAGCGCCTGACCCGTTCCCCCGGCCGCCTCCACGCCCAAGCCGTCGTCTCCGCCGCCGAACGCATCAGCGAACGTCTCCGGCTCGACTAA
- the gltX gene encoding glutamate--tRNA ligase, translating into MAEISLRTRFAPSPTGMFHVGGARSALFNWALAQQRPDGVFVLRIEDTDAARNRPEWTEGIVRALAWLGIAESDSHFEGPYFQSAYQPKHREAAESLYSAGRAYYCDCTREQVQERRDNPNLGYDGFCRDRGLGPGAGRALRFRVPEGGPTVIDDQIRGRVEFENEHIEDFVIARADGSPLYVLANVVDDIEMRITQVIRGEEHLSNTPKQQLLWEALGQRPPSWAHLPVIVNEKRQKLSKRRDKVALESYQDEGYLPEAMVNYLMLLGWSPGGDREIMPFTEMVPLFRVEDVNKSSAFFDEKKLRAFNGEYIRALSEEEFVERCQPWLAAGPWFPENFDADLFARIAPLAQSRIAVLSEIITNVDFLFLDAPVEDPQSWTKAMKPGVGSEMLGSTLAAFGDPSLSWDAATLKATLEEIAASHGLKLGKAQAPVRVAVTGRTVGLPLFESLELLGRERVQERLRTALAKLDAEEGAEE; encoded by the coding sequence GTGGCTGAGATATCCCTACGCACCCGATTCGCACCCTCCCCGACTGGCATGTTCCACGTCGGAGGAGCCCGCTCCGCGCTCTTCAACTGGGCGCTCGCTCAACAGCGCCCCGACGGGGTCTTCGTTCTCCGGATCGAGGACACCGACGCGGCGCGGAACCGTCCGGAATGGACCGAAGGCATCGTCCGCGCCCTGGCGTGGCTGGGGATCGCCGAGAGCGACAGCCACTTCGAGGGCCCCTACTTCCAGTCGGCCTACCAGCCGAAGCACAGGGAAGCGGCGGAGAGCCTCTACTCGGCGGGCCGGGCCTACTACTGCGACTGCACCCGGGAACAGGTGCAGGAACGTCGCGACAACCCGAACCTGGGCTACGACGGTTTCTGTCGGGACCGTGGCCTGGGCCCCGGCGCCGGGCGAGCGCTCCGCTTCCGGGTCCCCGAGGGTGGCCCCACGGTGATCGACGACCAGATCCGTGGGCGGGTGGAGTTCGAGAACGAGCACATCGAGGACTTCGTCATCGCCCGGGCGGACGGATCCCCGCTGTACGTACTGGCAAACGTCGTCGACGACATCGAGATGCGTATCACCCAGGTGATCCGGGGTGAGGAGCACCTTTCGAACACTCCCAAGCAGCAGTTGCTGTGGGAGGCGCTCGGCCAGCGGCCGCCCTCCTGGGCCCACCTGCCGGTGATCGTGAACGAGAAGCGGCAGAAGCTGTCCAAGCGGCGCGACAAGGTCGCCTTGGAGTCCTACCAGGACGAGGGCTACCTGCCAGAGGCCATGGTCAACTACCTGATGCTGCTGGGCTGGTCCCCGGGCGGCGACCGCGAGATCATGCCCTTCACCGAGATGGTCCCGCTGTTCCGCGTGGAGGACGTCAACAAGTCCAGCGCGTTCTTCGACGAGAAGAAGCTCCGCGCCTTCAACGGCGAGTACATTCGGGCGCTCTCGGAGGAGGAGTTCGTCGAGCGATGCCAGCCGTGGCTCGCCGCCGGCCCGTGGTTCCCGGAGAACTTCGACGCCGACCTGTTCGCCCGCATCGCACCACTCGCCCAGAGCCGGATCGCGGTTCTCAGCGAGATCATCACCAACGTGGACTTCCTTTTCCTCGACGCTCCCGTGGAGGACCCGCAGAGCTGGACCAAGGCGATGAAGCCCGGTGTCGGATCGGAGATGTTGGGCTCCACCCTGGCGGCCTTCGGTGATCCAAGTCTCAGTTGGGACGCCGCGACACTCAAGGCCACCCTTGAGGAGATCGCCGCCAGCCACGGACTCAAGCTGGGTAAGGCCCAGGCGCCGGTTCGCGTCGCTGTGACGGGGCGCACCGTTGGACTGCCACTGTTCGAGTCGCTGGAGCTTCTCGGACGGGAACGCGTCCAGGAACGCCTGCGTACGGCCCTGGCCAAGCTCGACGCCGAAGAGGGCGCGGAGGAGTGA
- the leuD gene encoding 3-isopropylmalate dehydratase small subunit has protein sequence MEKFTTHTGQAVPLRASNVDTDQIIPAVYLKRVSRTGFEDGLFAAWRAKDPEFVLNRAEFAQGTILVAGPDFGTGSSREHAVWALQDYGFKAVIASRFGDIFRGNALKGGLLAVQLDQTVVERLWELVETDPTAEVTVDLVEREVRAPGVRESFELDDYTRWRLLEGLDDIALTLRHADRVSDYEAQRPGWLPVTQ, from the coding sequence ATGGAGAAGTTCACAACACACACCGGTCAGGCCGTTCCGCTGCGCGCCAGCAACGTCGACACCGACCAGATCATCCCCGCGGTCTACCTGAAGCGGGTGAGCCGCACCGGGTTCGAGGACGGTCTCTTCGCGGCCTGGCGGGCCAAGGACCCCGAGTTCGTGCTCAACCGGGCGGAGTTCGCGCAGGGAACCATCCTCGTGGCGGGCCCGGACTTCGGGACCGGCTCCTCGCGGGAGCACGCGGTGTGGGCGCTGCAGGACTACGGCTTCAAGGCCGTGATCGCTTCCCGCTTCGGTGACATCTTCCGCGGCAACGCCCTCAAGGGGGGTCTCCTCGCCGTGCAGTTGGACCAGACCGTGGTGGAGCGGCTGTGGGAGCTGGTGGAGACTGATCCCACAGCCGAGGTCACCGTGGACCTGGTGGAGCGCGAGGTTCGGGCACCCGGCGTACGGGAGTCGTTCGAACTGGACGACTACACGCGCTGGCGGCTGCTGGAGGGACTGGACGACATCGCCCTCACGCTGCGTCACGCCGACCGGGTTTCTGACTACGAAGCGCAGCGTCCAGGTTGGCTCCCGGTCACGCAGTGA